The following nucleotide sequence is from Pseudobdellovibrionaceae bacterium.
GCGCAAAAACTGAAGTTCTTTCTTCGATAAAGATTCAAAAAGGAAGTTGCGGCCAAGGACTTGGCTAACGTCATTACGCTCTTCGGCCCGACGAAAGATGTTATCCCATAAGGTGTTTACCATGGTCTGCGCCCCGAAGAGTGGAAGAGGGATTCAGTTCGTACCCAACCGGTCAATCCACCAGGGTAGGTGACCTGCGCCCAATCCTTAATCGCTTGTTTGATTATAACCTCATGACCCTCGAGCAGTTCAAACAGACTTGCATCTTCTAGACTTGGCCCCGAGTGTACATCTAGCCGCTTAGTTATCACCGTCGCCCGGGGCTGAAAAGTGTCATAGGCCTTAGTGGCTCCCAGGGAGGCGAATCCCAAAAAACCTAAGATACAGAGGATGCCAAAATAGGGAATTGCCGGCAGCGGGGTTTCGTAGCGAAGTGAATCCCGTCTTCGCGCCCAGTAGCGAATGGTGAACACTCCGCTTAAAAGAAGAAATAGGGCGTTAAAAGCCAGCGCCCGGTTTAGAGAAATTCGCGACAAAAGGTCTGAGCGGAAGGCTTCCCAATTGTTCATGGCTCCCGAATTAAGGGGACCCATTTGCTTTGCGGCGAACCGCAAGGCCTGACGAGCCAGGGAAAAATCAGGATCAACGTATAATGCCTTGCGCCAGGCGCCAACAGCCCGGCCTCTTTGATCGAGCTGAAAGTCGGTGAGTCCCAGGTTGTATAAAACAAATTTGTTATCAGGGGACTTTTCCAAGGCTTCGAGGAACAGGCCCTGGGCTTTTGTCAGCTCACCTTTTTGGTAGCTTTGTAAGCCAGACTGATAAATGTCTGCCGCAGAATCCCTTGAGGCCGTTATCTCTCCAAATGCAGGGGCGGAGGTGGCTAAGAAAAGAGTGAGTCCAGCTGCCAGTTTGTGAAGTTTATGCATGAATCCTAGTCTAGAAAGAATGGGCATTTTTGTCTATCCCGGGCCATCAGTTTTTGCAGAGTGGCTGTGTGCCATGAGTTGCTGCAACAAGGGTCCTGGGAGTAGACTTTGAGGACTTTTGAGAGGAATGAGGAGACTATGAAAAAACTGATTGGGTCAGAAATTGAAGGCTCTGAAAAAATCAAACAATTGGTGAAGAACCTGGTTGCCGAGGTGCAGTCCCAGTGTCAAAGAATTGAAACCACAAAAGACGCTGAGGAGTCCCTGTTGTCCTCCCACAAGGAGTTGGTGGAGCGGTTTGGAAAGTTTCGCGGTCGTCCACTCTATTACCCATACATTGGTTCAGGTGCAGGCAAAGGTCCATATGTGGAATTGACAGACGGAAGCGTCAAGTTGGACCTCATTAATGGAATTGGCATTCACATTATGGGACACAGCCATCCGGAAGTGATGGAAGCGGCAATCATGGGCAGTCTTTCGGATGTCATTATTCAGGGAAATCTGCAGCCAAATATGGAATATGGTTTGATGTCGCAAAAGCTGGTGGAGTTAGCCTCAC
It contains:
- a CDS encoding SH3 domain-containing protein is translated as MHKLHKLAAGLTLFLATSAPAFGEITASRDSAADIYQSGLQSYQKGELTKAQGLFLEALEKSPDNKFVLYNLGLTDFQLDQRGRAVGAWRKALYVDPDFSLARQALRFAAKQMGPLNSGAMNNWEAFRSDLLSRISLNRALAFNALFLLLSGVFTIRYWARRRDSLRYETPLPAIPYFGILCILGFLGFASLGATKAYDTFQPRATVITKRLDVHSGPSLEDASLFELLEGHEVIIKQAIKDWAQVTYPGGLTGWVRTESLFHSSGRRPW